One window of Luteolibacter sp. Y139 genomic DNA carries:
- a CDS encoding tetratricopeptide repeat protein codes for MIRISAVLSLLFAGVLCADPAAEVPAAEGVHAKVDALMKAQRADEAVVLLEAALKDHPDDVEALRKLGSIYAMVLRQPEKGALLLEKGAKTGDKKSLQALALTQLSMQDDKGMLAYKKLYVDNYENLGGARVVCFYIAGQERDGGLFNQLLLKTPWDDIEKDKNLSMMIAKTAKRLVENDRVEGADAPEGKADGEGK; via the coding sequence ATGATCCGGATATCTGCTGTCTTGTCGTTGTTGTTCGCTGGCGTGCTGTGCGCTGACCCTGCGGCTGAAGTGCCGGCTGCTGAAGGCGTGCACGCGAAGGTGGATGCGCTGATGAAGGCACAGCGGGCGGATGAGGCGGTGGTCTTGCTTGAGGCGGCGCTGAAGGATCATCCCGATGATGTTGAGGCGCTCAGGAAGCTGGGATCCATTTATGCGATGGTGCTCAGGCAGCCGGAGAAAGGTGCGCTGCTGCTGGAGAAGGGGGCCAAGACGGGGGACAAGAAGAGCCTGCAAGCCCTGGCGCTGACCCAGCTCTCGATGCAGGACGACAAGGGGATGCTCGCGTACAAGAAGCTGTATGTGGACAATTACGAGAACCTGGGCGGAGCGCGGGTGGTGTGCTTCTACATCGCCGGGCAGGAAAGGGATGGAGGTCTCTTCAATCAGCTTCTACTAAAGACTCCCTGGGACGATATCGAGAAGGACAAGAACCTCAGCATGATGATCGCGAAAACGGCGAAGCGGCTTGTGGAGAATGACCGGGTCGAGGGAGCTGACGCTCCCGAGGGGAAGGCGGATGGTGAAGGGAAGTAG
- a CDS encoding metallophosphoesterase: protein MTRPAITRRDALKTTLLFSSNLITGGLMGRLGAAEPETKFSPGGLDLLAVGDYGTNNENQRLVATQMAKFTKSLGRPLSCVLALGDNFYGNFMPEQFAARFSGMYPKKDFDCPFYALLGNHDYGPQYDSKQGRTKADYQLARTREDPSSRWKMPAKWHAFELGPKGQPLVKVIYLDGNNFEGALTPQEKLAQHRWLEAEMAKPTNAKWLWMVSHFPIFSETKDRGDKQGEKLLAQWEPYLRDKRVSLYISGHDHNLQHLQVEGFSPDFVISGGGGASRYEVIGTGRGFSMQTRGFNHIHVTDEKMTVQFINPEGQRIHAYERDLLGKTTVLKA, encoded by the coding sequence ATGACCCGCCCTGCCATCACCCGCCGCGATGCCCTGAAGACCACTCTCCTCTTCAGTTCGAACCTCATCACCGGCGGCCTGATGGGCAGACTCGGCGCAGCAGAGCCCGAAACAAAGTTCTCCCCCGGCGGCCTCGACCTCCTCGCCGTCGGCGACTACGGCACCAACAACGAGAACCAACGCCTGGTCGCCACCCAGATGGCGAAATTCACCAAGTCCCTCGGCCGCCCGCTCTCCTGCGTCCTCGCCCTCGGCGATAACTTCTACGGCAACTTCATGCCCGAGCAATTCGCCGCGCGCTTCTCCGGCATGTATCCCAAGAAGGACTTCGACTGCCCCTTCTACGCCCTGCTCGGCAATCACGACTACGGCCCGCAGTACGATTCCAAGCAAGGCCGGACCAAGGCCGACTACCAGCTCGCCCGCACCCGCGAAGATCCCTCATCCCGCTGGAAGATGCCTGCCAAGTGGCACGCCTTCGAACTCGGCCCGAAGGGCCAGCCGCTCGTCAAAGTCATCTACCTCGACGGCAACAATTTCGAAGGCGCCCTCACCCCACAGGAAAAGCTCGCCCAGCACCGCTGGCTCGAAGCCGAAATGGCCAAGCCCACCAACGCCAAGTGGCTATGGATGGTCTCTCACTTCCCCATCTTCTCCGAGACCAAGGACCGCGGCGACAAGCAAGGCGAGAAGCTCCTCGCCCAATGGGAACCCTACCTCCGCGACAAGCGCGTCTCCCTCTACATCTCCGGCCACGATCACAATCTCCAGCACCTCCAGGTCGAAGGCTTCTCCCCCGACTTCGTCATCTCCGGCGGCGGCGGTGCCAGCCGCTACGAAGTCATCGGCACCGGCCGAGGCTTCTCCATGCAAACCCGCGGCTTCAATCACATCCACGTCACCGACGAAAAGATGACCGTCCAATTCATCAACCCCGAAGGCCAACGCATCCACGCCTACGAGCGGGACCTGTTAGGAAAGACGACAGTGCTGAAGGCGTGA